From the Ipomoea triloba cultivar NCNSP0323 chromosome 8, ASM357664v1 genome, the window CTAGCCTTCGCCCATCCTCTACCGTCATCTCGTACTTTGGTATCTTATCCGCATCAACTAACCCTAAAGAAATCAGGTCCAAACCTGGAGTCCCAATCATCCAAGGAGAGTCAAACTCCTTCCccattttcttcaatttctttttctcatcTTCGCGGGCTTTGGAAGTTAGGCCCATCTTCTCTCTCTCTGCTTCACGTTCCATCTCTTTTGGCTTCAAGAACCGGCGAGGTGATGTTGAAGTCAAGCATTCTTCAAGCATTTCATCGAACTCACTTCTTCTTTTTGGAGCCTCTTTCTGTATAGTTTCTGAGCCCTTTTTGGTAGAAATTTTGGATCTCTTCAAGATCTGACCTGCCTTCAATTTTCCCTTGCCCTTTGCTGTCCCACTCACTAAGCATCGTTGTATAAATTGGTGGCTTAAAGTTTCGAGAGATGCAGGTATCGAAGGGTTCAGATGGTTGATTTGGGCTATTCTTCGAGGTATCGAAGGGTTCAGATGGTTGATTTGGGCTATTCTTCGAATCATGTTGTTAGACTCTGTAGGGTGCAAATAAGAAAATGATCGAAGTAAATAAACATAAGCCCANTATCGAAGGGTTCAGATGGTTGATTTGGGCTATTCTTCGAATCATGTTGTTAGACTCTGTAGGGTGCAAATAAGAAAATGATCGAAGTAAATAAACATAAGCCCACAAATAGAACATATATGCAGCAAAGCCAAAATATACTTAATTTTGCATTCAACCAAGACCATAAAAGCTACTCTCCTTTGATCTAAACTAGAGATGGGCATCAATAGGTTTAGGTCAGACTGGTCAGTTTTCAATTAATAACCAAAataaccaaaaataaataaataaattgagatGACCATAACAGCCAAGGCATAACCCATAGAACtatcccaccaaaaaaaaaataaaaaaataacccATAGAACTAAAACTGAAATGTTTCAGTTGGTATGGCAGAGTTGCTTGTCTGTGTTGTAGGCTGCAAACTCCTAAGAACGTTGTAACTAGGGTGAGCAAACGGTCGGTCGGTTACATTACTtacataaccgaccgaaaaactgAAAAACCGATGACAAATTTTGACCATCATAACCGACCGAAGTAAATGCCTTAACCGAAtcggttttcggtcggttatctcggttaaccgaaaaaccGAGCAATGGCACTAGTTAAGTAGTTAAAAAACTTAATGTCTTAAGCATGATGCAAACCCAGTAACACACAACACACTGTTTGAAATTTTACACACTTGAGGCTCCAATATTAATTTTCTAAAGTCTCAAACACAGTAACTTCATtggttaatttttcaaaaatttacataaaatattaattaacaattaaagaaaactttaaaaatttcaaacacAGTAACACACTGTCCAAGTGTCCAGActccaaaattaattttgaaacaCTAACACCAGAGTCCACGATACGATTTTGcaagaaatatatacaaatttaatgtatgaaaatatgaaatacagAGAGTTGCAAAAATTACAGCATATAATGTAAGAAAtcccttttaattttaatatgtaaaaacataaatttacTCAGAACCTTAGAGTTACAGTGAGTTTGATCGGTGACTCAGTGAAGCAGACTAGCAGAGCCGCAGATGGCTGATTGGCTGAAGGGAAAGGCTGAGGTGAGGTCTAACCGCTTGAGGACTGAGGAGCCACTAGCGAGGTAGGAGGCCGGAGGGCGTCACCGCACGAGGGAGCGATTGCTTGTCTGCCTGACCGGAGTGTCGTTGAGGGCGAAGGGCGTTAGGCATAGAAGCAGCGAGAGGCGAGGGAGAACTGAAGAACCATCGTGGCGTCGTCGGTGGCTGTGGTCTGTGGAGTGGAGAAGCAAAGCCGAAGAAAGGAATAAACGAATAATttttagggattagggattagggatttacTAGATGTAAACATGGTTTGGACATTTGAGTTTAATATTGGGCTTTTGGGCTATTTGGTATTGGGCAGAATGAAATAATGAATGGGTGAACGCTGAACAGCAGAACATAGctatgttatatatgtatatattggtTGGTTATCGGTCaccgaccgaaaccgaaacACCAAAACCGTAAAATAACCGAAATACCAAAAAaccgattttttaaaaatgttaataacCGAAACCCACCGATAAACGACTTTTTCGGTCGGTTCGGTTATCGGGTGATTAACCGatattttgctcacccctagttGTAACTCAAGTATTCAACGACAAATCataaacaaacaaagcaaaacataAAGTCCATTCTCGATTCAagtacaaatattatttaattaaatttccaaTGTGCAAACATTAAGACTTCAAATTGCCTAGcacaaataatcaaatacaaaaatcTACTGTCCATTCAAGTTTCCCAATTCCAAGTTTTTGCCAAGTAAATTAgctgaaaaattaattcaaagtattaagctattcttcttcttcaaaaagAAAACAGTAGCATTGATAACTAAACGGTATTAATTCTTTTCAAAATTAACAGATGATAGCATCAGCTAGTTTTCAAGCTTATACATCTTTCCATAATAAACTCATTAATTAATGATGCCAATTGAACATTCTTTCAATTTTATACCCTATACTAGAAATAAGACATTCTAGCATTCAAGTGTCATGTGACACATGTTCTAGTACTGATCTACTGTCTACATGCCAACTTCAAAAACAATGGATGCTCACTTGCTCAGATTTACACATCTCATCATCAAGATAACAAGGCAGCCATCCATCTCTAATCTCTAGTTTGATAGTTCATTGATCCTCCAAAATCcaatatattttattgaagAGATCATATTTTAGTATCAAAACCACAATAAGTAAACTCTATtaagtattactccgtattaatttaaTAGAAGTGAGGAATTTGTGATGATAATGATGACATCTACAAATTTACGATGTTTTAGGTGAATAAAAATTTGTGATAATGATGACATCTACAAATTTATGATAAGTGTCATATTCAAATCAAtagaaagagaattaaaaaatcaaatagctATATGAAAAAGTTACAGATTATCTGTTTTTGGATCAATGGATTAGCAATCTAGTATCCTGTAAttcagaaggaaaaaaaaaaaacttcaaaccTAATAGAAAGAGAACCAAGACTTTCACACATTATATCACCTTCTAGGCATCTCCTACTGCTTTACATTATTCCTTCACAACCAGTGACGGAACCActgtgggggcagctgcccccactcaccccacccccaccccctatATAGcgttgtatgtatatgtgtatatatagttcatgttttagatataaatatataaaaacagacATGGTAAACAATAGATTAATAGATGAGGTGGTAGATTAGCGTGTTTTTATATATGAGGTCGTTGGTTCGATTCCTGCGTGGAGCACATTAGTTTTGTTAATGGTGCTTCTGTTTCAATTCCCTTTATTGCTTCAAAAAAcccttataattttaattcccTTTATTGCTTCAAAAAACCCGGATTTTAATTCCCTCTATTGCTTCAAAAAAATctttatgaatttttatattaataatgagatatgtactttataatgtgttttctgtttgaattattttatcaaattaattatatgtttcatattttgtatttttatattaataatgagatatgtaatttatattgtgttttctatttgaattattttatcaaattaattatgtttcatattttgttaggaatacttttataaaattatgatttgttttatttttcgcctatatctaataatatttatcattatatttataaagtgttttttttaaccatcttttttatttgtatatttcgCCCCCACTGAAAGATATTTCTGGCTCCGTCCCTGTTCACAACAAtggtatataataaaataaacatgAAAGGTAACAATACTCCATTTCAGAAATAACTATTGATTGCCCTCAAATAGTCAAATCCTCCATGGACCACTAATAGTACCAGTAGATCGTTTAACTTTCAAAGGGAAACAACAACAGAGACGGCCTAAGCAGCATTCACAAATCTCAAAACTAACTTATAGCATTTTGTCGTATTTTATATGctaaagggctacaactctgtATAAGTGTATAATCAACGACCACAGATTCCGAAAGAGATTGAGAGAGTAGTGCATAAACGTTAGAAAATTGCAGTAAGAAATagttaattaaacatttaaatctCCATATTTCTCCTTTCAACACAGTAGTAGAAGGCTATGACATACCGGAGACGGCGGAGATCCCGGAGGTTATCGCCGATTCACCACTCTGCCTGCCTGATTCTCTAGCTCGCCGCAGTGAGAGTGAGAGTAGCCCGCGACTCTGTGAGAGCGAGAGAGATGACGTGACTTCACTCGCGAGGGTTTAGGCAGTGAGAAATTGAAAATGAGGGCGCGAGTTCTGAGGGTTTGGGCTTTGGCACTTTTAGTCTTTGGACTACGTATTGTCTTCCTTATTGGgctccattttttttatcagtttaattaaaataacca encodes:
- the LOC116027411 gene encoding uncharacterized protein LOC116027411 isoform X1; translation: MIRRIAQINHLNPSIPASLETLSHQFIQRCLVSGTAKGKGKLKAGQILKRSKISTKKGSETIQKEAPKRRSEFDEMLEECLTSTSPRRFLKPKEMEREAEREKMGLTSKAREDEKKKLKKMGKEFDSPWMIGTPGLDLISLGLVDADKIPKYEMTVEDGRRLAKEYSKVLMRKHRARQAAESSLLRLKKEAIEALPDNLKAAALVPDLSPFPVNRFMATLTPPIEGYIEKVQEAARRSSGKEKLR